In Pyrus communis chromosome 1, drPyrComm1.1, whole genome shotgun sequence, the following are encoded in one genomic region:
- the LOC137735981 gene encoding calmodulin-binding transcription activator 3-like has product MAETKRYGLGNQLDIAQILLEAKHRWLRPAEICEILQNYQKFQIASVPANKPPGGSLFLFDRKVLRYFRKDGHNWRKKKDGKTVKEAHERLKAGSVDVLHCYYAHGEENENFQRRSYWMLEEALQHIVLVHYREVKGNRTNYNHIKGTEEGVPYSHETEEVALNSEMDNSVSSSFNPSSFQMRSQATDATSLSSAQASEFEDAESVYNHQASSQLQPFLELLQPKAEKTNAGVSTAFYPMSFSDEYQEKLSAIPGVNFSSHTQAYRKEDVKDAGVTYDPRRNLNSTLCDGALGNITTGFQSLPFQPSISATHSDSTGIISKQENETFGHLFTNNFGKKQMYEDRPRVQQSWQTLEANSSGSSSGPVDQNLHSNTAYDVSTRFHEGVDASNLLNSLVCHVDSDKTNDYSMPNDLQIQPSNPEQEYHLKSISKRDETIEGSYNHAFATRPLLDEGLKKLDSFNRWMSKELGDVDETQTQSNSETYWDTVESENGVDESSVPLHVRLDSYMLGPSLSQDQLFSIIDFSPNWAYENSEIKVLITGRFLKSQEAESCKWSCMFGEVEVPAEVIADGVLRCYTPIHKAGRIPFYVTCSNRLACSEIREFEYRVGQIPDYDAKDDYSGCMNEILNMRFGKLLSLSSSSPTFDPTSIAENSELISKIDLLLKNDNGEWDRMLQLTSDEDFSLERVEDQLLQQLLKEKLHAWLLQKLAAGGKGPSVLDEGGQGVLHFGAALGYDWVLLPTITAGVSVNFRDVNGWTALHWAAFHGRERTVASLISLGAAPGLLTDPRTKYPAGRTPADLASAQGHKGIAGYLAESALSDHLSFLNLDVKEGNNAEISGAKAVETASERIATPIRNGDLMGGLSLRDSLTAVCNATQAAARIHQVLRVKSFQRKQLKEYGSDNFGISDEDALSLIAVKSHKAGKRDEHVDAAAIRIQNKFRSWKGRKDYLIIRQRIVKIQAHVRGHQVRKNYRKIVWSVGIVEKIILRWRRKGSGLRGFKPEALAEPPSMQASSSKDDDYDVLKEGRKQTEQRLQKALARVKSMVRYPEARDQYSRLLNVVTEIQETKVVYDSIMNSSDGRADMDDDLVDIAALLDEDDVCMPTAAPE; this is encoded by the exons GTGGATCCCTTTTCCTATTTGATCGGAAGGTGCTTAGATATTTCAGGAAAGATGGCCATAACTGGAGGAAGAAAAAAGATGGAAAGACAGTGAAGGAAGCCCATGAGAGACTTAAG GCTGGAAGCGTTGATGTGCTGCACTGCTATTATGCACatggagaagaaaatgaaaatttccaAAGGCGCAGTTATTGGATGCTTGAAGA GGCTCTGCAACACATAGTTCTCGTCCACTACCGGGAAGTTAAG GGAAATAGGACCAACTATAACCATATTAAAGGCACTGAAGAAGGTGTTCCTTATTCCCATGAAACTGAAGAAGTTGCACTCAATTCTGAAATGGACAATTCTGTTTCTTCTAGTTTCAATCCAAGTAGTTTCCAAATGCGTTCCCAAGCTACTGACGCAACAAGCTTAAGTAGCGCTCAAGCATCAGAATTTGAAGATGCTGAATCAG TATATAATCACCAAGCAAGTTCCCAGTTACAACCTTTTCTCGAATTACTACAGCCTAAGGCTGAGAAGACCAATGCTGGAGTATCTACTGCATTCTATCCGATGTCATTTTCAG ATGAATATCAAGAAAAATTGTCAGCCATTCCTGGGGTGAATTTTAGCTCACACACTCAAGCATATAGGAAGGAAGATGTTAAAGATGCTGGCGTTACCTATGATCCCAGGAGAAATCTTAACTCAACATTATGCGATGGTGCCTTGGGGAATATTACTACTGGCTTTCAATCTTTGCCTTTTCAGCCATCAATTTCAGCAACACATTCTGATTCAACGGGAATTATCTCTAAGCAAGAGAATGAGACGTTTGGGCACCTTTTCACAAACAATTTTGGTAAAAAGCAGATGTATGAGGATAGACCAAGGGTCCAACAAAGCTGGCAG ACTTTAGAAGCCAACTCTTCTGGTTCATCCAGTGGGCCTGTGGATCAAAACTTGCATTCAAATACAGCATATGATGTCAGCACAAGGTTCCATGAAggagtcgatgcttccaatttACTCAATTCTCTGGTGTGCCATGTGGATTCTGATAAGACAAATGATTATTCTATGCCAAATGACCTTCAAATACAGCCTTCAAACCCTGAGCAAGAATATCATCTGAAGTCTATTTCGAAGAGAGATGAAACCATAGAAGGAAGCTACAATCATGCTTTTGCTACAAGGCCTTTGTTAGATGAAGGCTTGAAGAAGCTTGACAGTTTCAACCGATGGATGAGTAAAGAACTAGGAGATGTGGATGAGACACAAACACAGTCCAATTCAGAGACCTACTGGGATACTGTAGAAAGTGAGAATGGGGTCGATGAATCCAGTGTTCCTCTTCACGTACGCTTGGATAGCTATATGCTGGGGCCTTCTCTTTCCCAGGACCAGCTCTTTAGCATTATTGATTTCTCGCCAAACTGGGCATATGAAAACTCTGAAATTAAG GTTCTGATCACAGGAAGATTCTTGAAGAGTCAAGAAGCAGAAAGTTGTAAGTGGTCATGCATGTTTGGGGAAGTTGAAGTTCCTGCTGAGGTTATAGCAGATGGTGTTCTTCGTTGTTATACTCCCATCCATAAGGCTGGGAGGATTCCTTTCTATGTGACATGTTCCAATAGGCTGGCGTGTAGTGAAATCAGGGAATTTGAATACCGAGTCGGCCAAATACCAGATTATGATGCGAAAGATGATTACAGTGGCTGCATGAATGAAATATTAAATATGCGCTTTGGAAAATTACTGTCCTTAAGCTCTAGCTCTCCAACTTTTGATCCCACCAGCATAGCAGAGAATTCTGAGTTGATCAGTAAAATTGATTTATTGTTGAAAAATGACAATGGTGAGTGGGACAGGATGCTACAACTTACGTCAGATGAGGACTTTTCCTTAGAGAGAGTAGAGGACCAGTTGCTTCAACAGTTACTTAAAGAGAAGTTGCATGCATGGCTCTTGCAAAAGTTGGCTGCTGGTGGAAAAGGCCCTAGTGTACTAGACGAGGGTGGCCAAGGTGTATTACATTTTGGAGCTGCTCTTGGCTATGATTGGGTCTTACTGCCCACAATAACTGCCGGAGTCAGTGTCAATTTTCGTGATGTGAATGGATGGACAGCTCTTCACTGGGCAGCTTTTCATGGCAG AGAGCGCACGGTTGCTTCCCTCATCTCTCTTGGTGCGGCTCCTGGATTATTAACAGATCCAAGAACCAAATATCCTGCTGGAAGAACACCTGCAGACCTAGCTTCTGCACAGGGCCACAAAGGAATTGCTGGTTATCTTGCTGAATCTGCTTTGAGTGACCACCTTTCATTTCTTAATTTGGATGTCAAGGAAGGCAATAATGCTGAGATTTCAGGAGCAAAAGCAGTAGAAACAGCTTCAGAACGAATTGCAACTCCTATCAGGAATGGGGATTTAATGGGTGGGCTTTCCCTGAGGGATTCTTTAACCGCTGTCTGTAATGCTACCCAAGCTGCTGCTCGTATTCATCAAGTGCTCAGGGTAAAATCTTTCCAGCGGAAGCAGTTGAAAGAATATGGCAGTGATAATTTTGGAATTTCAGATGAAGATGCTCTATCACTCATTGCAGTTAAGTCGCATAAGGCAGGGAAACGTGATGAGCATGTGGATGCTGCTGCAATTCGAATACAAAATAAGTTCCGTAGTTGGAAGGGTAGAAAAGATTATTTGATAATCCGACAACGTATTGTCAAAATTCAG GCTCATGTAAGAGGCCACCAGGTGAGAAAAAACTACAGAAAGATAGTCTGGTCCGTAGGAATTGTGGAGAAGATAATTTTGCGTTGGAGACGAAAAGGAAGTGGATTGCGTGGGTTCAAGCCAGAAGCACTTGCTGAGCCCCCCAGCATGCAAGCTTCATCCTCGAAGGATGATGATTACGATGTACTGAAAGAAGGAAGGAAGCAAACAGAGCAAAGGTTGCAAAAGGCGCTTGCTAGGGTGAAGTCCATGGTTCGATATCCCGAGGCAAGAGATCAATACAGTCGGCTGCTTAATGTTGTCACTGAGATACAGGAAACCAAG GTGGTATACGACAGTATTATGAATAGTTCAGATGGGAGAGCTGATATGGATGACGACCTCGTAGATATTGCAGCATTGTTGGATGAAGACGATGTTTGCATGCCTACAGCAGCTCCAGAGTGA